One window from the genome of Mycolicibacterium gadium encodes:
- a CDS encoding non-ribosomal peptide synthetase: MSIDASRRLLSFDLLDDDDHDELAEWGNRAVLTEPDPAAVSITELFAEHVARAPEAVALVCGELLLTYRQLDETANRLAHLLVGLGAGPGKSVALLIPRSAEAIVAILAVLKTGAAYLPIDQAHPDERIRFMLGDAAPVATITTADLRERLDESHMVVLNVDDPRIDDQSSAPLAAPAVDDLAYMTYTSGTTGVPKAVAVTHRNVTQLVESLHAHLPAGPGQVWSQWHSLVFDVSVWEIWGALLHGGRLVVVPESVASSPDDLHDVLVTEKVTVLCQTPSAAGMLSPERLESTTLVVAGEACPSELVDRWATNGRVMINAYGPTEATIYAAMSGPLTAGSSVVPIGSPVPGAALFVLDKLLRPVSAGVVGELYLAGRGVAVGYVHRAGLTSSRFVACPFGGPGARMYRTGDLVRWGDDGQLQYLGRADEQVKIRGYRIELGEVQAALAALEGVDQAAVIAREDRPGHKRLVGYITGTADPATTRAKLAQKLPTYMVPAAVVMIDSLPLTVNGKLDTRALPAPEYRTTGDEYRAPATAVEEILASVFAQVLGVERVGIDDSFFDLGGDSILSMQVVARARAAGVLCRPRDVFVEQTVSRLASVAVVAGGEAAEVDEGVGSVVATPIMRWLHGVKGPVDQFNQTVVVQAPADVSEDDVVVLLQALLDRHATLRLRAEDDSSGGWSLTVPDVGSVDAGKLVKTVDEISDEALVAARSRLNPATGVMVSALWATDTGQLALMIHHLAVDGVSWRILLEDLNIAWAQLHNGQLVELPTGGTSFASWSSLLAEHAQQPEVVALADTWRQVTAIPAVLPAVQPATDTYATAESISVSLDAKTTRRLLGEVPTAFHAGVQDILLIAFGLAWNEFLDHRGAPIGIDVEGHGRHEELALDVDLSRTVGWFTTKYPVSLAAGELPWTQVVAGDAALGDVIKDVKEQLRALPDGLTYGLLRYLNPDVDLAGSDPTIGFNYLGRLGAGGGDLSDDLWRLRQDNLALTGAAAAVPMPLMHTIDLNAGTVDTDTGPRLQANWTWAPSALDRAQVQRLSQLWFEALSGLCALVRSGGGGLTPSDIAPARLSQSQIDELDQQYRIADVLPLTPLQQGLLFHSTVANGAADDIYAVQLDVTIAGLLDQHRLRDAVHTVVARHPNLAARFCDQFGEPVQIIPAEPVMAWRYVDLREHDRNPNDEIEQLSAAERVAVRDLADRPTFRAALIRTAGNEHRAVFTFHHIVIDGWSLPILLQEIFASYFGQRLPAAAPYRSVVSWIAKQDRDAARAAWREVLNGFDTPTLLAPSAPAGQRGVESYRLSAETTEALGELARSCHTTVSTVLQAAWAQMLMMLTGQPDVVFGTAVSGRPAELVGSETIVGLLINTVPVRARTTATTTVADLLAQLQRAHNDTIEHEHLALNEIHRATGHDRLFDTLFLYESYPIDTSAFSGAHELTVTEFTNRESNHYPLSVMALPAHELGLRVEFDTTAFDAASIGTLIERFERVLAFMTADPTQRLSSVDLLDAGEHARLDGLTNRAVLLRAPSVMKSIPEVFAGQVARAPQGVALTFEGRSLTYADLDQASNRLANLLVERGAGPGESVVLMVPRSAEALVGMLAILKTGAAYVPVDPAVPAARLEFMVADAKPVAAVTAGDLGSRLSGSGVAVIDVGDPAVEMQDDTALPLPSGEDIAYRIYTSGTTGVPKGVGITHGNVTQTLHSLPRDLPAGPGRAWTQWHSLVFDVSVWEIWGALLHGSRLVVVPESVAGSPDDLHDLLVAEQVDVVYQTPSAAGMLSPEQLESTALVVAGEACSTELVSRWAKAGRVMINAYGPTEATIYAAISAPLVAGSSSVPIGSAVPNGATFVLDEWLRPVPVGVVGELYLAGRGVGVGYMGRAGLSASRFVACPFGGPGARMYRTGDLVRWGEDGQLQYLGRADDQVKIRGYRIELGEVQAALADLPGVNQAAAIVREDRPGDKRLVGYITGTADSLEVRAALAERLPGYMVPAAVVAIDALPLTVNGKLDKRALPAPEYQDVDRYRAPVTPVEEILAGIYAQVLGVERVGVDDSFFDMGGDSILSMQVVARARAAGLVCRPRDVFVEQTVSRLASVAQVVSGEATEVDEGIGPVVATPIIRWLHSVEGPVDEFNQTVVLQAPVGVTEADVTVMVQALLDRHAMLRARVGDDGTGAWLLQVPEVGAVEAGACLRTVEMLTDEAVAEGRSRLNPASGMMLSALWATETGQLALMIHHLAVDGVSWRILLEDLNIAWAQHHSGQQVELPAGGTSFARWSALLAEHARHPEVVGLADAWRRVAATPTVLPAVRPEVDTRARAGSLSESLDSETTRLLLGDVPSAFHAGVQDILLIAFGLALAEFLGTGSAPVGIDVEGHGRAEELAEHVDLSRTVGWFTTKYPVALTVGGLSWAQVTAGDAAVGQLVKDAKEQLRSQPEGLTYGLLRYLNPDVDLAGADPTIGFNYLGRLGAAAAEASEDLWRVSAEAVSLGDVAAAIPMPLMHTLEVNASTIDTDNGPRLQANWTWAPSTLNETQVQRLNRLWFDALSGISTHVKSGGGGLTPSDITARVSQQQLDELQRQYADR; the protein is encoded by the coding sequence ATGAGTATCGACGCTTCACGGCGGTTGCTGTCCTTTGATCTGCTCGACGACGACGACCATGACGAACTGGCTGAGTGGGGTAACCGGGCGGTATTGACCGAGCCCGACCCCGCGGCGGTGTCGATTACCGAGCTGTTCGCCGAACATGTGGCCCGCGCTCCCGAGGCCGTGGCGTTGGTGTGCGGGGAACTCCTGCTGACCTATCGCCAGTTGGACGAGACTGCGAATCGGTTGGCGCACTTGCTGGTTGGCCTCGGTGCTGGACCCGGCAAGTCGGTGGCGTTGTTGATTCCGCGTTCCGCTGAGGCGATCGTGGCGATTTTGGCGGTGCTCAAGACAGGTGCGGCGTATCTGCCGATCGACCAGGCACATCCGGATGAGCGGATCAGGTTCATGCTCGGTGACGCCGCGCCGGTCGCGACGATCACGACGGCGGATCTACGTGAGCGGCTTGATGAATCCCACATGGTCGTCCTCAATGTCGACGACCCCCGCATCGACGATCAGTCCAGCGCGCCCTTGGCGGCGCCTGCGGTCGACGACCTGGCTTACATGACCTATACCTCCGGGACAACCGGGGTGCCCAAGGCGGTGGCGGTCACCCATCGCAACGTGACCCAGTTGGTGGAGTCGCTCCACGCTCACCTGCCCGCCGGGCCGGGACAAGTGTGGTCGCAGTGGCATTCGTTGGTGTTCGACGTCTCCGTGTGGGAGATCTGGGGCGCACTGCTGCATGGTGGCCGACTGGTGGTCGTGCCGGAGTCGGTGGCGAGTTCGCCGGATGATTTGCACGACGTGTTGGTCACCGAGAAGGTGACGGTGTTGTGCCAGACCCCGTCGGCGGCGGGGATGTTGTCGCCGGAGCGGCTGGAGTCGACGACGTTGGTCGTGGCCGGTGAGGCCTGCCCCAGTGAGCTGGTGGACCGGTGGGCGACGAACGGTCGGGTGATGATCAACGCCTACGGCCCGACCGAGGCCACGATATATGCGGCGATGAGCGGGCCGCTGACGGCGGGTTCGTCCGTGGTGCCGATCGGTTCGCCGGTGCCGGGTGCGGCGTTGTTCGTGCTGGACAAGTTGCTGCGACCGGTGTCGGCGGGTGTGGTCGGGGAGCTGTATCTGGCTGGCCGTGGGGTGGCTGTCGGCTACGTTCACCGAGCCGGGCTCACGTCTTCGCGTTTCGTGGCATGTCCATTCGGGGGGCCGGGCGCGCGGATGTATCGCACCGGAGATCTGGTGCGGTGGGGCGATGACGGACAGCTGCAGTACCTCGGTCGCGCTGATGAACAAGTCAAGATCCGCGGCTACCGCATCGAATTGGGCGAGGTGCAAGCCGCTCTGGCCGCACTCGAGGGTGTTGATCAGGCAGCGGTGATCGCCCGCGAGGACAGGCCCGGGCACAAGCGCCTCGTCGGTTACATCACCGGCACGGCGGACCCGGCTACGACGCGGGCCAAGCTGGCTCAGAAGTTGCCCACCTACATGGTGCCCGCCGCGGTGGTGATGATCGATTCGCTGCCGCTGACCGTCAACGGCAAACTCGATACCCGGGCCCTGCCCGCACCCGAATACCGCACGACCGGCGACGAATACCGGGCCCCGGCAACCGCCGTCGAAGAGATTCTGGCCAGTGTTTTCGCGCAGGTGCTGGGTGTGGAGCGGGTCGGGATCGACGACTCGTTCTTCGACCTGGGTGGTGACAGCATCCTGTCGATGCAGGTGGTGGCCCGCGCCCGAGCGGCCGGGGTGCTGTGTCGGCCGCGTGACGTCTTCGTCGAACAGACGGTGTCCCGGCTCGCTTCCGTGGCGGTGGTCGCTGGTGGCGAAGCCGCTGAAGTCGACGAGGGTGTCGGTTCGGTGGTGGCCACTCCGATCATGCGCTGGCTGCACGGTGTGAAAGGTCCCGTCGACCAGTTCAACCAGACCGTAGTGGTGCAGGCCCCGGCGGATGTCAGTGAAGACGACGTGGTGGTCCTCCTGCAGGCCTTGCTGGATCGGCATGCGACCTTGAGACTGCGGGCCGAAGACGATTCCAGCGGCGGGTGGTCGTTGACGGTGCCCGACGTCGGCTCGGTCGACGCGGGCAAGTTGGTGAAGACGGTCGACGAGATCTCCGATGAGGCGTTGGTGGCAGCGCGTTCGCGGTTGAACCCAGCCACCGGGGTGATGGTCAGCGCGCTGTGGGCGACCGACACAGGCCAGCTGGCGTTGATGATCCATCATCTGGCTGTTGACGGGGTGTCGTGGCGAATCCTGTTGGAGGACTTGAACATCGCCTGGGCTCAGCTTCACAACGGGCAGTTGGTGGAGTTGCCGACGGGGGGAACGTCGTTCGCCAGCTGGTCGTCGTTGTTGGCCGAACACGCGCAGCAGCCGGAAGTGGTTGCGTTGGCTGACACCTGGCGACAGGTGACCGCCATCCCGGCGGTATTGCCGGCGGTGCAGCCGGCGACCGACACCTACGCGACTGCCGAGTCGATCTCGGTGTCGTTGGACGCCAAGACAACCCGCCGGCTGCTCGGTGAGGTTCCCACGGCGTTTCACGCTGGCGTGCAAGACATTCTGCTGATTGCGTTCGGGCTGGCGTGGAACGAGTTCCTGGACCACCGCGGAGCGCCGATCGGTATCGACGTGGAGGGCCACGGCCGCCACGAAGAATTGGCGCTCGACGTTGACCTGTCGCGCACGGTCGGGTGGTTCACCACCAAGTACCCGGTGTCATTGGCAGCGGGCGAATTGCCCTGGACACAGGTTGTCGCGGGTGACGCCGCACTGGGTGATGTCATCAAGGACGTCAAGGAGCAACTGCGCGCCCTGCCGGACGGGTTGACCTACGGACTGCTGCGCTATCTGAACCCCGATGTCGATCTGGCCGGATCGGATCCCACGATCGGCTTCAACTATCTGGGTCGACTCGGCGCGGGCGGGGGCGACCTGTCTGACGACCTCTGGCGGCTCAGGCAGGACAATCTGGCGTTGACCGGGGCCGCCGCGGCGGTGCCCATGCCGTTGATGCACACGATCGACCTGAACGCGGGCACCGTGGACACCGACACCGGCCCACGCCTGCAGGCCAACTGGACGTGGGCGCCTTCGGCGCTGGACCGCGCCCAGGTGCAGCGGCTGAGCCAGCTGTGGTTCGAGGCCCTGTCCGGCTTGTGCGCCCTGGTCCGAAGCGGCGGGGGCGGGCTGACGCCGTCGGATATCGCGCCGGCCAGGCTGAGCCAGTCGCAGATCGACGAGCTTGATCAGCAGTATCGGATCGCCGATGTGTTGCCGTTGACCCCGCTGCAGCAGGGACTGCTGTTCCACTCGACCGTCGCCAATGGCGCCGCGGACGACATCTATGCGGTGCAGCTGGACGTCACCATCGCCGGCCTGCTCGACCAGCATCGGCTGCGCGATGCGGTGCATACCGTGGTCGCACGTCACCCCAACCTGGCGGCCCGCTTCTGCGACCAGTTCGGCGAGCCGGTGCAGATCATCCCGGCCGAACCGGTGATGGCGTGGCGGTATGTGGACCTTCGCGAGCACGACCGAAACCCCAATGACGAGATCGAGCAGCTGTCGGCTGCCGAGCGCGTCGCAGTACGCGACCTGGCCGACCGGCCGACCTTCCGGGCCGCGCTCATCCGCACCGCAGGGAACGAGCATCGGGCTGTTTTCACGTTCCACCACATCGTGATCGACGGGTGGTCGCTACCGATCCTGCTGCAGGAGATCTTCGCCAGTTACTTCGGGCAGCGGCTGCCCGCTGCTGCGCCGTACCGCAGTGTCGTCAGCTGGATCGCCAAACAGGATCGCGATGCCGCCCGAGCGGCGTGGCGTGAGGTGTTGAACGGTTTCGACACCCCGACCCTGCTGGCCCCGTCGGCCCCGGCCGGGCAGCGCGGAGTCGAATCGTATCGGCTTTCCGCCGAGACGACCGAGGCCCTCGGCGAGCTCGCCCGGTCGTGCCACACGACGGTCAGCACAGTGCTGCAGGCCGCGTGGGCACAAATGTTGATGATGCTGACGGGCCAGCCCGACGTCGTCTTCGGCACCGCAGTCTCGGGTCGGCCGGCGGAACTGGTCGGCTCCGAAACGATCGTGGGCCTGTTGATCAACACGGTTCCGGTACGGGCGCGCACCACCGCGACGACGACCGTGGCCGACCTGCTGGCGCAGCTGCAACGCGCGCACAACGACACCATCGAGCACGAACACTTGGCGCTCAATGAGATTCACCGCGCCACCGGTCACGATCGACTGTTCGACACGTTGTTCCTGTACGAGAGCTACCCCATAGACACCAGTGCGTTCTCGGGCGCGCACGAGCTGACCGTCACCGAGTTCACCAACCGCGAGTCCAACCACTACCCGCTGTCGGTGATGGCCCTGCCGGCTCACGAACTCGGGCTGCGTGTCGAATTCGACACCACCGCCTTCGACGCGGCGAGCATCGGAACGCTGATCGAGCGGTTCGAACGGGTCTTGGCGTTCATGACAGCCGATCCCACTCAGCGGTTGTCGTCGGTGGATCTACTCGACGCCGGTGAGCACGCCCGGTTGGATGGGCTGACCAATCGCGCGGTGTTGTTGCGGGCGCCGTCGGTGATGAAGTCGATCCCTGAGGTGTTCGCCGGTCAGGTGGCGCGTGCTCCGCAGGGCGTGGCGTTGACGTTCGAGGGTCGTTCGTTGACTTACGCCGACCTCGATCAGGCTTCGAATCGGTTGGCGAACCTGTTGGTTGAGCGTGGAGCCGGTCCGGGTGAGTCTGTGGTGTTGATGGTCCCCCGTAGTGCCGAGGCGCTGGTGGGCATGCTGGCGATCCTCAAGACTGGTGCGGCGTATGTGCCGGTGGATCCGGCGGTGCCCGCGGCGCGGCTGGAGTTCATGGTGGCCGATGCGAAGCCGGTCGCGGCGGTGACGGCGGGGGATCTGGGCTCACGGCTCAGCGGATCCGGTGTCGCCGTCATCGATGTCGGCGATCCGGCGGTGGAGATGCAGGACGATACTGCGTTGCCGCTGCCATCGGGCGAGGACATCGCGTACCGGATCTACACCTCGGGGACCACCGGTGTGCCCAAGGGAGTCGGCATCACGCACGGCAACGTGACGCAAACGCTGCACTCCTTGCCGCGCGATCTGCCTGCAGGGCCGGGGCGGGCGTGGACGCAGTGGCATTCATTGGTGTTTGACGTGTCGGTGTGGGAGATCTGGGGTGCGCTGCTGCACGGCAGTCGATTGGTGGTCGTGCCGGAGTCGGTAGCAGGCTCCCCGGACGACCTGCATGACCTACTGGTCGCCGAACAGGTCGATGTGGTGTATCAGACCCCTTCGGCGGCGGGGATGCTGTCGCCGGAGCAATTGGAGTCCACGGCGTTGGTCGTGGCCGGTGAGGCCTGCTCGACTGAGCTGGTCAGTCGGTGGGCGAAAGCCGGGCGCGTGATGATCAACGCGTACGGTCCGACCGAGGCGACAATCTATGCGGCGATCAGTGCGCCGCTCGTCGCGGGTTCGAGTTCGGTGCCCATCGGTTCCGCGGTGCCCAATGGCGCGACGTTTGTTCTTGATGAGTGGTTGCGGCCGGTGCCGGTAGGTGTGGTGGGTGAGCTCTATCTCGCCGGTCGTGGCGTCGGTGTGGGGTACATGGGGCGGGCCGGCTTGTCGGCGTCGCGGTTTGTGGCGTGTCCATTCGGCGGACCGGGGGCCCGGATGTATCGCACCGGCGATCTGGTGCGGTGGGGCGAAGACGGGCAGTTGCAGTATCTGGGCCGGGCCGACGATCAGGTCAAGATTCGTGGTTATCGGATCGAGCTCGGTGAGGTGCAGGCCGCGCTGGCCGACCTGCCGGGGGTGAATCAGGCGGCGGCGATTGTCCGCGAGGACCGTCCCGGTGACAAACGACTGGTCGGTTACATCACTGGAACAGCCGATTCCCTCGAGGTGCGCGCAGCACTGGCCGAGCGGCTGCCGGGGTATATGGTTCCCGCTGCGGTGGTGGCCATCGATGCGTTGCCGCTGACGGTCAACGGCAAACTCGACAAGCGGGCGCTCCCGGCACCCGAGTACCAAGACGTTGACCGCTATCGGGCTCCGGTCACCCCGGTCGAGGAAATCCTCGCCGGTATCTACGCCCAGGTGTTGGGTGTGGAGCGCGTCGGGGTCGATGACTCGTTCTTCGATATGGGCGGGGACAGCATCTTGTCGATGCAGGTGGTGGCCCGCGCCCGCGCTGCCGGGCTGGTGTGCCGACCGCGCGATGTTTTCGTCGAGCAGACCGTGTCCAGGCTTGCATCCGTCGCCCAGGTTGTCAGTGGTGAAGCCACTGAGGTCGACGAGGGTATCGGTCCGGTGGTGGCCACCCCGATCATTCGGTGGCTGCACAGCGTCGAGGGTCCGGTTGACGAGTTCAACCAGACAGTGGTGCTGCAGGCCCCGGTCGGCGTCACCGAGGCCGACGTAACCGTGATGGTGCAGGCATTGCTGGATCGGCATGCCATGTTGCGGGCGCGCGTCGGTGACGATGGAACCGGCGCCTGGCTACTGCAGGTTCCCGAAGTCGGGGCGGTGGAGGCCGGCGCGTGCCTGCGCACGGTCGAGATGTTGACCGATGAGGCGGTGGCCGAAGGTCGTTCGCGACTGAATCCAGCCTCCGGGATGATGCTCAGCGCGCTGTGGGCGACCGAGACCGGCCAGCTGGCGTTGATGATTCATCATCTGGCTGTCGACGGAGTGTCGTGGCGAATCCTGTTGGAAGACCTGAACATCGCCTGGGCTCAGCATCACAGTGGGCAGCAGGTCGAGTTGCCCGCGGGTGGCACGTCCTTTGCCCGGTGGTCGGCGCTGCTCGCTGAGCACGCGCGCCACCCGGAGGTCGTGGGCCTGGCCGACGCATGGCGGCGCGTGGCGGCAACCCCGACGGTCTTGCCTGCGGTGCGCCCCGAGGTGGATACGCGTGCCCGTGCCGGTTCGTTGTCGGAATCACTCGATTCGGAGACAACGCGGCTGCTGCTGGGTGACGTTCCGTCGGCGTTTCACGCTGGGGTGCAGGACATTCTGTTGATTGCGTTCGGGTTGGCGTTGGCGGAATTCCTGGGTACTGGCAGCGCGCCGGTCGGAATCGATGTGGAGGGCCATGGCCGCGCCGAGGAACTGGCCGAGCACGTGGACTTGTCGCGCACGGTGGGGTGGTTCACCACCAAGTACCCGGTGGCGCTGACGGTCGGCGGGCTGTCCTGGGCGCAGGTGACCGCCGGGGACGCCGCGGTGGGGCAGTTGGTGAAGGATGCCAAGGAACAGTTGCGCTCCCAGCCGGAGGGCCTGACCTACGGCCTGCTGCGCTACCTGAACCCCGACGTCGACCTCGCCGGGGCGGACCCGACGATCGGTTTCAACTATCTCGGGCGGTTGGGTGCCGCCGCAGCCGAGGCTTCCGAGGATCTGTGGCGGGTCAGCGCCGAGGCGGTTTCGCTGGGCGATGTCGCCGCGGCGATACCCATGCCGTTGATGCACACCCTCGAGGTCAACGCCAGCACCATCGACACCGACAACGGTCCGCGCCTGCAGGCCAACTGGACATGGGCTCCCTCGACACTCAACGAGACACAGGTGCAGCGACTCAACCGGCTCTGGTTTGACGCGCTGTCCGGTATCTCCACGCATGTCAAGTCGGGTGGCGGCGGGTTGACCCCTTCGGATATCACCGCACGGGTCAGCCAGCAGCAGCTCGACGAGCTCCAGCGGCAATATGCAGATCGCTGA